The genomic window TGGATAATCAACCAGAGTCTTCTTATTGGTTTCCAGAAGATTTTTTAGCATGGGATGTTACGAAAGACCCAGATGCAAAATATAATGTCAGTAATATTCCGTTAGCAAAACGAGTGAATAAAAAAGAATTAACACCATCAAATGATAGTCAAGATAAACAAACTAAAGTGGTTGCTTTATCTATTATGAATAGTAGTACAAGTGGTAACGCCCCATTTGGTATTAACACATTTGATGCAAATGTTTTTTCATACTGGCAGTACATTGATCAATTGGTGTATTGGGGTGGCTCTTCAGGGGAAGGGATTATTGTTCCACCTAGTCCGGATGTGATTGACGCCTCCCATAAAAATGGTGTACCTGTTTTAGGAACAATCTTTTTCCCTCAAACAGAGCACGGAGGAAAAATTGAATGGTTAGATGAATTTTTACAAAAAGATGATAAAGGTCATTTTCCAGCAGTTAATAAAATGATTGAGGTTGCTGAAACATATGGTTTTGATGGCTGGTTTATCAATCAAGAAACAGATAATCTTGTGACTAGCTTTGATGATGTCAAAGATGGAAAAGAAATAGAGAATACGACAGAAGATGGTTTAACAAAAGAACATGCTACGTTAATGATGGAGTTAATCAAAGAATTTAAAGAAACAGCACCTGAAACACTAGATATTATGTGGTATGATTCGATGACATCTGAAGGGAAAATGGATTGGCAAAATGCGTTAACAAATGAAAATAAATCCTATCTTGTTGATAGTCAGATGAATCCGTTATCTGATTCCATGTTTTTAAATTTCTGGTGGAATACTGAAAAATTTGCTAAAGATGAATTATTAAAAGAATCAAATATTAAAGCAAAAACAGAAGGAATTGACCCTTATTCGCTTTATGCAGGAATAGATGTTCAAGAAAATGGTTATTCAACACCTGTTAAATGGGACTTATTTATGGATGAGAAAGGGAAACCTTATACATCATTAGGTCTTTATGTTCCTAGTTGGACGTATGCCTCAACAGATAACCCTGATGATTTCCAAATGAAAGAAAATATTTTCTGGGTAAATCCACAATTAGATCCAAGACAATCTACATTACCAAAAGAGGGTGAATGGCCAGGTATTTCCACTTTTTCTATTGAACAAACTGCAATTACTAGTGTGCCATTTAAAACGAATTTTAATCTAGGAAACGGTTATAATTATTTCATTGATGGAGAAAAAGTCTCTAGTAGAAGTTGGAACAACCGGAGTTTACAAGATATTATGCCAACATATCGTTGGGAAATAGACTATAGTAAAGGAAATGAGGGCAGTATGTCGATTGACTATGCCGATGCTTATAACGGAGGAAATTCACTAAAATATCGTGGAAACATGAAGAAAAATGCCACCAATACGATTCATTTATATCGAACAGATATGACCATAGATAAAAATACGTTGATATCTACAACGGCTAAAGCTAATGAAGAAACAGAATTAA from Vagococcus martis includes these protein-coding regions:
- a CDS encoding endo-beta-N-acetylglucosaminidase, with product MLGKQIKHSSIVMMLMSTGLVVSGCSNSKSANDFVYSETPSSKIDRGMDNQPESSYWFPEDFLAWDVTKDPDAKYNVSNIPLAKRVNKKELTPSNDSQDKQTKVVALSIMNSSTSGNAPFGINTFDANVFSYWQYIDQLVYWGGSSGEGIIVPPSPDVIDASHKNGVPVLGTIFFPQTEHGGKIEWLDEFLQKDDKGHFPAVNKMIEVAETYGFDGWFINQETDNLVTSFDDVKDGKEIENTTEDGLTKEHATLMMELIKEFKETAPETLDIMWYDSMTSEGKMDWQNALTNENKSYLVDSQMNPLSDSMFLNFWWNTEKFAKDELLKESNIKAKTEGIDPYSLYAGIDVQENGYSTPVKWDLFMDEKGKPYTSLGLYVPSWTYASTDNPDDFQMKENIFWVNPQLDPRQSTLPKEGEWPGISTFSIEQTAITSVPFKTNFNLGNGYNYFIDGEKVSSRSWNNRSLQDIMPTYRWEIDYSKGNEGSMSIDYADAYNGGNSLKYRGNMKKNATNTIHLYRTDMTIDKNTLISTTAKANEETELNLVATLKNGKKQVLSPSGTIKEDWTRVTYDTDKLVGKTITDISYEWKTTSDASDYEFKLGELAMLPKEEKSEMEVKKLTIEDAMFDEEENNFAGVRLTWESDKTDGLSHYDIYQVNDDKSRSFIGATLSTTHYINALERVGESNKTTLEVVPVDVFGKRGKQTEKIILEWPDNSLPKADFTASQTLIAPGKKVTFTNQSTDNAEELVWEFEGGDIKSSTKENPVVIFDKEGSYKVKLTAKNKSGESVMEQEKFIVVSNEIKDELEKLSTKDSQVEASSFINDGEAPQFVLDGNLETKWCAVGSAPHDITIDLGAVKTVSQVNMFHAEAGGESPDMNSKAYKIEVSEDGKEFKQVKRVISNASAETTDTFAPVKAQYVRITLDKPSQGADSAARIYGVDILGMK